CCTCATTGCTTTTGTTATACAAATAACGCATAGGTTTCAATTTTGTTATTTCATTCCCAATTATTCTGAATTTGCCCACCTTATTTCTTCTCTTCTAACATTTTCCTTCTCTGTCCTCTTACCTGCCCTCCACTCTCATGGGAGAGAACAAGTTGTGTTTCCTCTGGAAAGATTTCAATTTCATGCTTTCTATTTGATCTATTATCCAGGTTGGGAAGCATTTGGACTTGTATTTCCTCTGCAATTATGCATGACTGTGCAATTAGGTTGTATGTTTTAGGGCTAGGGGAAAATACTGTGTATGAATGATCTAACATGCTAAATTAAGGTGTCTTAGGTTAACTTGCCCGAAGTGCTGGTTCGGCCATAAGGTACTATAGTGCTGCAGTTTAGGTAGAAGAAAATGATTTTTCTTTGGCTTTTTCCTATTTGTATATTGTCAATGATTTCAGTTTACATTCAGTAAAGGTTAATTTAGGTTTCAAATGCTGATGATTTGTACCAAACAAATTGTTTCCTTGTTTCTTTAGAATTTATCTTTGTATTAGTATTTGATGCTTAGAACTAAGAAAACAGAACTCAAATCACTCTGTGCCTGTGGTGACTCTGAAATGCAGACCCTGATAGGCCCAAAAATGACAAAGCAACCATTCTAGGTGATACTATTCAATTGCTGAAGGACCTTACTTCTCAAGTCGGTAAACTCAAAGATGAATATACTATGCTAAATGAAGAATCTCGCGAGGTAATAATGTCTCTTAATGCTTTGATGAAACACCTTAATGATTTTGggtcataaagtaataaaggaaatgattttattttatttcattttcagtTGGCCCAAGAGAAAAATGATCTTAGAGAAGAGAAGGCTTCTCTTAAATCGGATATTGAGAACTTGAACAATCAGTATCAGCAGCAACTCAGGAGTATCTACCCGTGGACTGCAATGGATCCTTCAGTTATGATGGCTCCTCCTCCATCATATCCATATCCGGTACCAATGGCAGTACCTCCTGGTCCGATTCCTATGCAACCGTACCCTTTCTATGCTAATCAACATCCTGCAGTCATGCCTAACCCCTGCTCAACATTTGTTCCTTATTTAGCCCCCAATACCCTTGTTGAACAGCAATCTACCCATTACGTATCCCCTCCACTTCATCCAGGTAGTCGGTCCAATGTGTCAGGAAAACAAAACTCCAAAAACAAATCATCCAGGGAGAGCAAGGCTGATAAAAATGAAGATTCAACTGATGTCACTACAGACCTGGAGCTGAAGACACCCGGGTCATCAGCAGATCAGGTTAGTGTTGTTTTTCATGCAAATCTTGTAAGCATTAGCTCTGGTAGAAGATATTGTATTCAAGTGGTGTTCGGTGTTGAGTTTTGCAGGTTTTGTCATCCGGAGAAAGAAAATCCAGCAAGTTGCCAAGGAAGGATAGCAGTTTCACAGATGGTAGTTCATTTGGTAGGTGTTCTTCATCTCATAGTGTTCAGGATAGCTCATCAAGTAGTGTAGTTGGGAGCAAGAAGTCTAATGAATGAGAAAGGACATACTTTTAGACAGGTGCTAATGCCTTTGGAAGCCACCATGAAGTTTATCATTGTGTATCTGCTGCAACTATCTGGAGGTATAAGTGTATGTTTGGATACCAGTTCAGTGCAATGTGAACGGACTTCCGTCCTAATCCATAAGTAAAGTTCTATTCACTTTTTTCTCCAAGTATGTCCATTTGCAATGGTGTCaacgtgtatccaaacatagctTTAGTTACTTTTTTCTAATCCAAATAAAAGTCTCTTCTGTTCCTTCTTCCTGACGACAAATTTATTGTAAGTAGGTTTAATTGTTACTATTTCTTGTAAAAATGTGAAATTGCAGCTGGACAATCTCCAGGTTGACCATTGTGGCTAATGTGTAAAAAGGAAAGGTGTTTGAGCTAACTACACCGTCTTTTAGTCCAACTAAGGTCGTTTGATTCTTGAATCTTGATATTATGTGTAAGCAATAGAACTTATGCTTGCACGTCAAACTCACACTCTCTggtagtaatattttttaaatatagtttTTTGAGCGTTTTGCAAAGTATTAAATCAATTTTCCTGGTGATGATTTTTGGCACTAAAACTACAAGTGAATAATTTTTTGCCTCTTCTTCAGTTTTAAGAAAATCTTATCGACCAGCTTAGATTGTCAAGTTCTTTCTTGTAAATGAGAAGATCAATCAGTCCAAAAAAATGTCACAAGTATgataaagagagaagagattGGATGTGTTTGGTTTTTGTTGAACTCAATGTGGATATACGTTTAAATTGATGTAATAAAATTTTGCTTTACTGGTCAAATTTCTGCTTCTCAGTTGGTGGTATATTGAGATATGGAAATCCACGTTTCCATTTACATAAATTCCAATTCAGAAACATATGCACACTACAAAGTTCGAGAATAATCAGAACTAGAAGGGTACCTGTCAATTAGAGATACATAAACAGAGTTGAAATTATAGTTTTATATTTTGGTAtctctaaaataaaatagaaaaagagaTACACTTCtcaaacaattttaaaaaatatttaacaagCACTTTAATTTTAATGCTAGGCCTATTAGAGACATATCTGCGGAAAAAGTCCAAGATTATTAATATTTCTCACCCTTCACAATCAAGATTATTCTCTTGTGCTCACAAAAAAAGTAGGATATCAGAACTTGCAAGTACTAGTACAGAGCAGAAAAATGCTGACAGGACGAAACTACACTCAAAGAATATATACCAAAGCCAAACCTGATATCAGAAGCAAAAGAATCATATAAGCTCTTATATAATTATAAACCTAGTATGCTCACAACACAGTCTGTTTCTGCATGTGTcactgagagagagagagagagagagagagagagagagagagagagagagagagagagagagagagagagagagagagagagagagagagagagagagagagagagagagagagagagagagagagagagagagagagagagagagagagagagagagagagaaagagagggaaaATGGGATGGTTCTCCACCAAGAAGAGGAGTGTAGAATGGAAGGAAGGATGCACAGGGCAAACCATGGCCACTGTTTCTTTTTCACCAACTCTTCATTTATTCGTGGTTTTAGGCATTGTCATTAGCTTGTTGTGGCTCTCCCATTACAAAAGCTACAAGTCTCAGATGCATAACTCTGCAATCGAGTTTCAGTTATTCCTCTTGTTGTCACCGATCTTGTTGATGCTCTTCTTGGTTGCATATTCCACCAGTGAAAAGTTCAACTTTCACTTCACAAATTCATATTATGAGTCACTCCTACCAGTGATTCCTTGGAAAGTAGTGATCTTGCTGCTGTTGTTACTGCTATCACTTTCTTATCAATCCTCATTTCATTCCAAGTGGTTTGGACCTCTCTAGACATTAGATTTCATGTTTTGGAGAGCTTATTTAAGCTTATCGTTTAATATAGTTGTTTGTGTAATTGTTTCACTAAGCTCTACatataaaaaaaaggcttagttacaactttggtccccgacgtttaccaatgccacgattttggtcccccacctaatttaattacatggatggtccccgacgttgtaggttgTGTGCAatgttagtcctaccgtttatttcttaatggaggaggcttacgtggacgtctagttggagagaaaaaggagatctgaggagagagggaagcacgtgagtatcacgtgaactcacgtgaaccttatatgaacccattatacccaaatctgaaaccctagggatctaaatcgcgttaccttcttcgttccagggaggtaaggggtttgggtataatgggttcagataagggtcacgtgatactcacgtgcttccctctctcctcatacctcatttctctctccaactggaaGTCCATGTAAGCCtcatccattaagaaataaacgataggactaacgttgcacatgacctacaacgtcagggaccatccACGCAATTAAAtcaggtgggggaccaaaatcgtgacattggtaaacgtcgaggaccaaagttgtaattaagcctaaaaaaaatagtttattttcataattgtTTTGATTACCTTATGAATTGACACTTATACGGATATGCTTACTTATAATTTATCttgaatttatttcaataaacttaTCCAACTAGCCTATAAACAATcacttaattaagttttttacACTCCATCTTTATTGATGGTATTGTTGATAATGTAAAGACAGAAGACATAAACAACATCTTCAATAAGGTAGGTAGGGTGAGCAGTTTATTTGTGCAAATGAGCAGAAGGAAAGGGAGAAGATCCAAGTTTGGCTTTGTCAGATATGGAAGGCGGAGGAGGTGTGGAAGGCAATCTGACGTTAGAATAGCCTGAAGTTTCGAGATGGCTATCTACTGGTAAAGAAAGCAAAATACCCCAGGAGTTGTCATCACAACAGAAGATGGGAGAGTGGATGGAATAACGTAGAAGAGGTGGCGAAGAATTTCATTATAAGAGGAAGAAAATGGGTCGCAAAGGAAAAAACAACCATCTCTAGTGAGGAAGACTATAACTTTGTCTACCATTCTAAGATGGAAGATAGAGAGTGGATAAGAAGAACAGTTGTCGCTACTCTTGAGAGTGTTCAGAGCATTGAAACCATTCAGTATAATTTGTGGAGCAATGGACTAACTTCCCTTGGGGTGAAAAAGTTGGGGGCAAGTGAAGTTTTGCTCGAATTtgaaagtgaagaagaaaaacAGTTTGTTGCAAGAAGCACGTGATTTCTTGTCTGAGAAATTCTTAAGGTGAAGAGAGTCCCCCTTCATGCTTGGAATTTAAATTTCTTCTTGATGGTGGCAAAGAGTTTCAGAAAACTTCATCACGCGAGGTTGATTAGGGAAGAGCCCGAAAAAGCATTAAAAGTCCCGATATTATTTAATGAGTTAGATCCTGAAGAGGTGGGTGTCACGAAGGAAAATGAATCAACTTGCAGGCCTTAATCCCATCTATTGGAGCTGGATTGTCACGAGGAAAGTGAAACCCAACAGTTTGAATTAGAAGAGCAGATAAAGAATGCAAAAAAGGGCGTGTAAGGATTGAGAGCGTGAGTTAGTGGTACGTGATTATCAACAATTGTAAGTTAGGTGAGTTTTACCCCTATAAATAGGGAAATGGAATTTGTAAAAGACACACAACCCAACAATCAATCAGACTCTAGAAATTTCAGGCATTTACCTTTCTTTTTTGTCGATATTCATTCGCTTCACCGCCCTTCTGCATGCAAGCCAAGGAGAAGAATAATGCCAACCTCCAGACCCAATTGGGCGGTCTGGATTCTCTTGTCACGGTCGCTAACGAATGTAACGTCGCTTTTAAGAAGACTCCCAATCTAAGGATTGAAGAAGGTTCTTCCAACCAGATTCTCAAAGATGACTATATTGATGAATACAACACCGATTATTCTAAGGAAAAGAAATGAATTAATTTCTAATTGAAAAATCATATGTGTTGGATTAACCATTAAactcttatgttttttttttattacatgcGGGGCCAGAGGCccaaaacaacaaaacaaactacTCCCTCATAAAGAGGGTATTGCAAGAATCAAAACTAAGATGAACTAGGCTAAAACTCTTATGCTAATGTGTTGATCCAAACACATACTCCATGTATAAACTTCACTACTAGTTGTGCACTTCTAATATATCTAccctctttcaaaaaaaaaattaagaatactTCAATGTAAAGAGTACAAAGGGCTAGGGATTAGTTTGcaaattagaaaaattatacTACACAATACAAATGGCTTAGAAAACCTGATAGCAAGCATAAACCTCTTTTCCCCTTTGCGTTAGGGTTTCGATCGAATCATCTCACACACGTTCCTGGCACGCCGACTGGTTTCTTCCCTCCTTCGATCCTGATCTACGTTACCACTCAGCATTCTCGGTTCTCCGAAGATGGAGACGGTGACCTCTTTGCGTGGGGAAGAGCGGCGGCTGTTGGTTTGGGTGTGGCCGTGTGGGTCTGGGTGTGAGCCAGGCTCATTTGAAAAGGTGGAGTTCCACCTGAAGCTGGCTGGGATTTTGAAATCGGCCGTGATGTGCCCATTGCGCCCCAAATTTCGTCAAGCTTCAGAACATCTTGAAGTGAGTTCTTGGCCTCTGAGGCTGCCTTGGTGGTAGTTACCACCGCAGTGGCGGCAGCAGCAGCTGCGGAAGAGGTTGAGAAGCTTTGCTGTTGAGGCCAAGAATTCACTCGAAGATGTTCTCAAGCTTGAAATTTGGGGCACTGACGTAACTTCCGCAACTGCGCTAACGATGTTGTGATCTCCACGAACAAGGTAGCCGAAGCAGCTCTCAAGGCCCAGAATGACATCGGGAAGATGATTTCCATGACAGTTCAGAATGCCAGTGTTCTCACCCCTCTGGAGAGGAGTGCAGGACCCATGTTAAGAAGACTGAAAGAATTGCTGAGGGGATTAGGTCGAAAGTGCTTGATCACGGCTATTGCAAAGGGGGCCGCCCAACTCGCCCTAGAGGCTGAGCGTTGCATCACAGATTCACAGCAGTCTGTGTGGCTGGGGATGCAACAACCCACAGTCTTTCAAAGATGAAGACTCACTGTGCGAAAAACAAATGAGGTAGTTACTTTGCTGCAGATGGTTTCGATTTGTTATTTGCTGGTCTGTATAGTTTCCATGCAATAATTTCATGTTTGATGATAGTTTTGATTTGAGCTTGTGGGTACTGTGTTCTGGATTGTAGCTACTTCGATGAAGTTGGATTATTAGATTTTTGTGGTATTAATTCTCGCAAttgcatttatttgtttttgtaaTCGGTAGAGCAGAACTGTAAAGATCCTTGGGATAAACTGTGCATCATGATTCATTGATATACTTCTTATTGACCATAGTAGCAGTTTAAAGCAGTGAATCTAATATTATATAGTTTGAGAGTCATCAGAATCTTACGTGTCAGCAATCTAGAGCTTCCATACTTTTAGGTACACGTGTTAAGCTATCAAAATTCATGGCATTTTCAATATGTAAACTTGATAATTATTATACACTAactattttaaaattcaaaatataaggTAATTTTAAGAAATATACACTATTTTAGGAATATACTATTCTACTTTGGAAAATacactaaagaaaaaaaaattaaattcacacGTATGCTCTCAATTCTACATGTGACCACAACAAACCACACATgctattaattttaaaagttagttactcctacatgaggaacaatgtgcatgaaaatactttcaagatGAAACTGAGAAACTAATAGagaatttttaatataattttagtaatttttcattccttttaaaataatttaagagtaggtatacaaaagcattataatttgattgtgaatatagggctcCTACGGGGAATTCGAGtagaataaacatatttagtctatatttattaattaaatagtaaaaagctcataaatgaagaatattttgcatgaaaatactataaagttaaaaatgatataaaaaaatttaatataattttagtaatttttcatatgttttttaaataatacaaGTGTAGATATACATAAtgattataatttgattgtgattaTAGGGCTCTCACgaggaattagagaaaaataaacatatttactctatatttattaattatatagtaaaaatctCCTACATgatgaacattttgcatgaaaatatttttcagttgaaactaatagaaaatatttgtatataattttagtaatattCACATACTTTTAACTAATTTTAAAGTAGATATAAAGAACCATTtaaatttgattgtgaaaataaaGATTCCACGCAGAAGAACATTTAtgctaaaatattttcaatttgaaaataacaaacaatacactttgatataattttagatttttttcataagtttaaagttaaatgtatataaaaatatgaaattttgacgggaattgaaataaatgaacatatataccttttatttatttatgtttaaattatatattaaatagcTCATACGGGTAGGaattttttacatgaaaatactgtGAAGTtggaattaatagaaaatatggtttaatttaattttgtacTTTTCCGAAACTATTTACTTAATTTAGGAgtagatatatatataaacactaTAATTTATGATTATAAGGCTCCCACGGGGAATTAGAGAAGCATAAACATATTTATTCTAtacttattaattatatagtaaaaaactcctacatgaggaacattttgcatgaaaataatttaaattgaaactaaaagaaaatgttatgataaaattttagtactttttccatacttttaaataattttaagagtagatatacaaaatcattttaatttgattgaaaaaaaaaatctcacggGGAAGAACattatatgaaattattttcaagttgaaaataaaaaaagtgtaattttataaatttttttcataatttaaaggtatataatatatatatatatatatatatctatatatataggAAAATTTTGACGAGAATTGGAATAAATGAAGATatatagtttaattttttttatgttttagttaCATATTAAAAAGCTCATACGAGGAGGAacatttttcatgaaaataatttcaagttgaaactaatagaaatattttgttgttattattttagttcttttttcagacttttaaagtaattttaagagtagatatacaagaCATtgcaatttgattgtgaaaatgagGATCTCACAGGGAAGAACATTTACATTAAAATGTTTCCAAGTTAAAAATAatcaatattaaattttaagaagtaaatatatataaatctaTAGTCACACGGggattgaaaatatatattctATATTTATTGGTGTTTAGGTTACATAGTAAAAAGTTGATACGatgaggaacattttgcatgaaaataccttCAAGtcgaaactaatagaaaatattttaatataatttttataattttcctagatttttttatattgttaggagtagatatacagaagcattacaatttgattttgaaaatagaaTCCGATGGGAAAGAACgtttacattaaaatatttctaattaaaaataacaaaaaaacaaattttattgtaattttatggATTGAGTGAGAGAGGGGGAGAGGGAGGtgaagagggagagagagagagagagctagGGAGAGGGATAGAGAGGGAgaggtgagagagagagagagagagggagagggagagggagagaaaggtgagagagaaagagagagagagagagagagagagagagagaaaaattccCAAATTATATGAAAGCTTCTCCATCTTTTTCCGCCTATCCTCATTTGAAAGCCTTTGTTTCAAATGCTCCGAATGAGCTATTTATTGcattctttatatttttttttaattatttagggattatgaaatcaaaattatatagtgtaaaaaaatgtaatttaatgtgattcattttttctatcacattttCCGTATGTTATAAATTGTGTATAATTAGTTAGAGATaggaaaaaaacaataaaaaaacaaaaatcatgtAATTTATTATATTCTTACATCATAAACACATTAATCctcatttatatataaaaaaaattaatccttatattaaaaacaatttttaataTGTTCCGAAATATGCCACCGTGCCGTTGCACGGGTAAATTTAATATGTAATCCATATTTTCTATCATCTTATTTAGAgatatgaaaaacaaaaataaaaggataaaaacaaaaatcatacaattattgtattattatatcataaaaaaattaaaaacacaataaattatatttagattttttgttaattcatacaaaataaataattctatatattaaaagaaaattattgtATACTTGGAAATATGTCCCCGTGCATCGGCACGGGTATACATACTAGTATTATATAGTTTGAGAGTCATCAGAATCTTACGTGTCAGCAATCTAGAGCTTCCATACTTTTAGGTACACGTGTCAAGCTATCAAAATTCATGGCATTTTCAATATGTAAACTTGATAATTATTATACACTAactatttcaaaattcaaaatataaggTAATTTTAAGAAATATACACTATTTGAGGAATATACTATTCTACTTTGGAAAATacactaaagaaaaaaaaattaaattcacacGTATGCTCTCAATTCTACATGTGACCACAACAAACCACACATgctattaattttaaaagttagtTACTCTTTTAAGaaaatcattttaaatttatggcAAAATTTTTTTTAACGAAATTTATGGCaagtttagtttcttttttgaaagccaaggtttttttttggtacaattgAAAGCCAAGTTTAATTCTTCACTTCAGAGttattggattttttttttccgatgtaccaaaaaaaagagttatttgattttgCATTATTTTCAGGTCAAACGGTGCAGATTTTTTCCAACTAAATGTCACTATTCAATGAAtctattattttgaaaagttcAATTTTCTGGCATTTGCTCTACAAAATTCTCATAACAAACTATGTAACTGGGAAATCAAAAATATCTCATTTCAAATTAATTGTTAAAAAAGTATATTGTTATGTTCTACGAGGAGATACAAAATACATGGGTCATTGATGGTCGTACTATCACTCTCATTGTTATaatttgttatttaatttttcttttggtttcaGGTAACCTACATTGTTGTTAGACCTTGATCGCACATTTGGCCGAGCAATTCAAGCACCATAATCATCAATATGTTGCTTCTCAAATTCTCTCAGAGAtccattcaatatatatatagaccAACCTATCTTCATTCCAAGCTATTTTGGACCTGTTTGCAAGATATCttttttggttttgattttAAGTTGCTTTATAATATTCCATGTGATTTGATATGCTTTGTGATTGTTTGTGAACACGTTAAAAAAATTGGCTTTTTAACTGTGTTGTGTTTAATGCTGCTAGGTCTCTTGATAAATCCAAACTTGCTTATAAGATTGTGTGAAAGAGAAGGGGAACATAGAAGCTTTCAAAAATCAGACAAGAGAAAACAATGTTTGatgaaaggaagaagatgacTCATTAAGAATTGATATTCTTGCTATAGCCAGccctgaatgagaaaggagctACTCATTGAAAGTGGTATTTTTCCttaattttgttgatataaAAATCTACCAGTGGGCAAATATTCTGATTGTGTGCTCGCATCAGTCTTCAGTCTTCAGATGGCAAATCGAaaccttttttcctttttttttttcattctttctcATATGGACTTGGTGAGATTTGTGAATTTTGTGCTCATTTCAGTTGACACTATGGGGAAAGGAAATCAAATGCACCTATGTGCCACTTAGTCACTTCAAGAACTACAAATGAAGGTGGAGAAAGGCTTTTTGATTCTTGGTTTTCAATGTAAGTTCTTCTAATGGGAGCTTTTACTAAACACCAATATTAAGATTTTATATTTCTGGAGTTTTCAATGTAAGTCCTTCAGCAGTAGCTTACTTGATTTTTCTTCCCTTTTGGCAAAATTTGATGTAATTGACAGTATTTGTTGGGGAATTTTTACTTTCGCGGGTTGGCCTCTTCAAAGAGCACAGAAGTAAGGAGTTCAATAAGCAGGTACCACAGACCGGTCAAATCCAATTAATATTCAAAGAATTTCATTTTTCTATGATAAAGAGCTCACACATACAGGAAAATGATAGAGTGAAGAATGATGTTTTAAAACTaatatcatttttatatttttatttttggctcaataaaaaaattacattcaaATTTTAGGTTCTTCCAAACTAAATTTTAGGTACATAATAAAAAAGTATTTATGACATTGTTATATTTAAAagtaatctatctatctatctattatcctTTCCAATTTTAATGGATTGGGAGTTTAATTTTAATGCATCGCTACTATAATTTCAATGATTTTCCGTTCTGAAATCATTGGAGGGTATATGATCGATGGCAGACTCGAATCAGGTGGTCTCTGCCACACCCCGATGAGGTTCACCTACTCTCTCCGGCTGAGACGACGTCTTTCATGGCCGGGGATGGAGCCACCAATCACCATTGAGGGTTAGGGATCGAGGGCAGAGTTTGAATGGTCCCAGGCGCACAAGAGGGAGAGGAGGGATCAGAAAAGGGTATCTGCATCTCATGCGGATCATAAGATAGGTGAGCCTGTGAGGTTGTCAGGAAATTACGATGGTGATGGTGAAACAGGGAGCGGAAGAAGCGATTGATGATTTTGGGAAGAAAGAGATTGTTTTTGCGTCGTTTTTGTCTTCCGCTCAGGTCAGGTTACAAATCAGTTGTTATTTTCCTTCACTATTTTTGCATGTTCTGTTCTCTGCATTAAGTTTTGACCCACAATTTCCATTTCTAAATTGTGAACAGGGAACAAAATTCTCATCGTTATCTTCAGTTCCGGTAAGTAATCACTGCTAATAGAACTTACTCTGTGTGCCTCTTACTCTTCGATATGTGTTATAGATTGTTGGTGGTTACAGTTGAGGTTTTTGTACATTTTCAGGTTCGAATTGCGAGAGTGGAGATGAGGATAACGAGATTGTTAAAGACAAGGGGCAAGAAATCCTGATTTTCGCCTGTGCTGTTGGTAATTTATATGAACTCATTCTTTATTTGGATTTCCCATCTCTGTTTGTTCTTAAATAAATTGTTCTGAATCcttgaagtttcaacttttgaaCAAATTGGGTATCATTTGCTTCCATCGTTTCAATTGATTAGGCCTTAGAAGGAAATACATCATTAGAAAATTGGTTGTTGGCTTTGTCATCTATTTTATTCTTATCAGAGTTTCCATCAGACTCTTTCTTACCCCTTTGTTCCCCATTTTCAGTTTTTGGATGCAGAGTTGATTTTTTTGTGGtcatttgattttgtttatgtGGAGTTTCTGTTGTAGTTTTCCTCCTCATTTAGGGATATTAATGATTTATACGGGTGCTCTTATTGGTATTATTGACTCAATATGTCTGTTACTAATTCTGTTTAATATCTCCCTTGCTTCAATCTTTCAATTTGACTTCTGAGTCTAATTTATGAATTGTGTGAGAAGCTAAGCAGTAGTTGTTCTTTTTCATTTTGACCAAGTTCTATGAAGCTCCTTAGATGCAGCTCTTCATAATTTCTGGGTAACCTGCACAAGAGCTAAGCGAAACGCATCTCTAAAAGTGAGATCAATTTCTTCC
This portion of the Lotus japonicus ecotype B-129 chromosome 3, LjGifu_v1.2 genome encodes:
- the LOC130747716 gene encoding transcription factor bHLH121, with translation MDCTAARKTQKADREKLRRDRLNEQFVELGNTLDPDRPKNDKATILGDTIQLLKDLTSQVGKLKDEYTMLNEESRELAQEKNDLREEKASLKSDIENLNNQYQQQLRSIYPWTAMDPSVMMAPPPSYPYPVPMAVPPGPIPMQPYPFYANQHPAVMPNPCSTFVPYLAPNTLVEQQSTHYVSPPLHPGSRSNVSGKQNSKNKSSRESKADKNEDSTDVTTDLELKTPGSSADQVLSSGERKSSKLPRKDSSFTDGSSFGRCSSSHSVQDSSSSSVVGSKKSNE